DNA sequence from the Thermus sp. LT1-2-5 genome:
ATGGCCTGGGCCGCCCGCTCGTCCACCTCCAGCACCACCACCGGGACCTCGGAAAGCCCCGCCATTTGGGCCGCCCGGTAGCGCCGCTCCCCGGCCACGATCTCGTACTTCCCGTCCCCCTTGGGGCGCACCAGGAGAGGCTCCAGGACCCCGTGGGCCCGGATGGACTCCGCCAGGGCCTTCAGGGAGGCCTCCTCGAAGCGGCGGCGGGGCTGGGGGCGGGGGAGGAGCTCCCCCAAAAGCGCCGTAGACGAAGCCGGGCGCTTCGCCTCTTCCACCAGTCCCTTTAGGTAAGCGCGGATAGCGCTCACACCACCACCTCCTCGTAGCGGAAGACCTCTTTGAGCAGGAAGTCCGCCAGTTTGGCGATCTCTTCCGCCGCCTCCTTGTCCCCCGTGAGCTGGATGGGCACCTGCTCCTCCGTAGCGCGGCGGTGCGGACCCGGGCGGTAGGCGATGCGGGGGGCCACAGGGGCGATCTCCTCCAGCTCCTTTATGGTGTCCAACACCCGGTTGTCCCCGGCGGTGCGGGCGTCGTACTTGGTGGGGACGAAGGCCCGGATGATGTGCGGCCTCCCGGCCACCCGCTCGGGGTCCACCTTGCGCAAGGCCTCCCGGTACTCCTTGGCCACCCCAATCACCGCCCGCAGGGCCTGCACCCCCTTGGCGCCGGTTTCCACAGGCACGATGAGCCCATCTCCCGCCAAGGCGGCCATCACCGCCAAAGAGCCCAGGGAGGGGAGGGAGTCCACGAAGACCAGGTCGTAGTCCGTAAGCTTCTCCAAGGCGGTGCGCAGGGCCAGCGCTCCCAGGGGCTTGCGGTCTAGCTCCAGCTCCCCCACCGCCAAGTCCACGGAGGCGGGCACCAGGTGGAGGTTCCGCCCCACCTCCCGGGGCCGAGGCAAAACGTCTTGCCGGATGACCCTAAGGAGGGTTTCCCCATCCTCTACGGTGCTCGGGTCCACACCAAGCCACGCCGTGAGGTTGGCCTGAGGGTCGGCGTCCACCAATAGGACGCGGTAGCCCCTCGAGGCCAGCTCAAACCCCAAGTCCCGGGCCAAGGAGGTCTTCCCCGCCCCCCCGGCGTGGGTGAAGAGGGTATATACCTGCCTGCCCCGCTCCGGGCCGTCAATCTCCACGGGGATGTACCAATAGTGGCCAAGGCGCACTGCCTCCACCCGGGCCTCCCGGATCCACTTCCGAGCCAGGCTTTCCGAGATCCCCTCCATGCGGGCCCACTCCGTGAGGGGCACCAGCCGCTCCCTTTTCATGGGGGAAGCCTACCAAGGAAGTGCGCTTTAGCGCAAGGGTCCTGTGCCGCCTCCCGTACTATCGGGCGGCGAAGCCCGCCACCCAGACGAGCTCGCAAGCCCCCGCCCCCGTATCCTTGCGGGTCGTGGAGGTGCGCCAAAAGAAGCCATCCGGTCCGTACACGTTCACCAAGTACCCCTCCAGGCGCACCACCTGCCCCGGCCGCGCCCGGGCCAGGGCCCGCTCCAGCGCCTGCGTAGCGGGGATCAGGTGCATGTTGGCGCTGCTTTCCACGATCTCCTGCAGGGGGATGGGGGGCTCCCCCGAGCCGGCGTAGAAGTAGAAGCGGTCCGCCTGCCACAAGCGCATCCGCCGAAGCACCGCCGTGTCCGACATCCGTCCCCAACCCAAGGCGAAGTCCCAAGGGGCAACGGCGGCCCCCCGGTCATAGCGGTAGCGGCGTTTGCTGAGGAGACGGGCCTCGAGGCGAAACCGGGCCACGGGCTCCACCCGATAAACCCCCTTGCGCCACGCCCGAGGGTCCTCGGGGCTTAGAGGGCCTTGGAAGGGCGGATCTGGAGCCAGCACCCCGGGCGGGGGCGGCTCTGGGCGGCCCCAAAGCCACACCACCCCCAAGACCAGGGCCAGGACCAGGAGCACCTTGGCCACAGGGCCATGCTACTCCTCC
Encoded proteins:
- a CDS encoding AAA family ATPase; the encoded protein is MKRERLVPLTEWARMEGISESLARKWIREARVEAVRLGHYWYIPVEIDGPERGRQVYTLFTHAGGAGKTSLARDLGFELASRGYRVLLVDADPQANLTAWLGVDPSTVEDGETLLRVIRQDVLPRPREVGRNLHLVPASVDLAVGELELDRKPLGALALRTALEKLTDYDLVFVDSLPSLGSLAVMAALAGDGLIVPVETGAKGVQALRAVIGVAKEYREALRKVDPERVAGRPHIIRAFVPTKYDARTAGDNRVLDTIKELEEIAPVAPRIAYRPGPHRRATEEQVPIQLTGDKEAAEEIAKLADFLLKEVFRYEEVVV